Proteins encoded together in one Penaeus vannamei isolate JL-2024 chromosome 41, ASM4276789v1, whole genome shotgun sequence window:
- the LOC113813236 gene encoding facilitated trehalose transporter Tret1, with product MTRDTMESIPPSRIQQYVTTASATMGALALGSVIGFTTHCVAQLIAESPPNSNSDLRITPPEASWFASSANLGAVVGGLIGGLAANHIGRRGTLLAVAPPFIAGWLMIALAYNFALLIAGRVLTGVCMGAVCSVAPPYIGEFASADIRGTLGSCFQVMLTTGILYAFFLGAVVGNWRIQALLCMLPPGLLLVSMYFAKESPIFLLAKGKDEEAEKSLQFFRGKNYNIQEELKALKESIEDAQRNSFSLKDLKQSYVLKPLLISLSLMFFQQTTGVPAVMFNLTTVFRASGSALSDDMSVIIIGIVQVLATGGGSVLVDRAGRKKLLIISAAVMALSIVGMGGFAFANRTSSPLPDQRAAPVSAIGVIPLVLLVVFISAFSVGLGPVPWLMMGELFPSNARETAASLSTACNWISAFLITLIFYPMTTSLGEHGTYWVFGCICVLALAFSASVVPETKGRTLLQISAYFGAPDGAVDTGRGWVGEGVVEKARLGSQISVFL from the exons ATGACAAGAGACACAATGGAATCTATCCCTCCATCACGCATTCAGCAGTATGTTACCACAGCAtcag CAACCATGGGCGCCTTAGCCCTCGGATCAGTCATAGGCTTCACCACGCACTGTGTCGCCCAGCTGATTGCAGAAAGCCCGCCAAATTCGAATTCCGACCTACGCATAACGCCTCCTGAAGCCAGTTGGTTCGCGTCGTCTGCTAATTTGGGGGCAGTTGTGGGAGGTCTGATTGGTGGGTTGGCAGCCAATCACATCGGTCGACGTGGCACACTCCTTGCCGTGGCTCCGCCCTTCATCGCAGGCTGGTTGATGATTG cATTGGCCTACAATTTTGCTCTCCTGATCGCCGGCCGTGTGCTGACTGGGGTCTGTATGGGGGCAGTGTGTTCCGTTGCTCCTCCTTATATAGGCGAGTTTGCGTCAGCTGATATACGGGGTACATTAG GCAGTTGTTTTCAAGTTATGCTGACTACGGGAATCCTCTATGCTTTCTTCCTGGGTGCTGTGGTTGGCAATTGGAGAATACAAGCACTCTTATGCATGCTTCCGCCAG GTCTCCTTCTGGTTAGCATGTACTTTGCCAAAGAATCGCCAATATTTCTGCTCGctaaagggaaagatgaagaggcGGAGAAATCGTTGCAGTTTTTTAGAG GGAAGAACTACAACATTCAGGAGGAATTGAAAGCCCTGAAGGAGTCCATCGAAGACGCCCAGAGAAATAGCTTCTCCCTGAAGGACCTGAAGCAGTCTTACGTCCTGAAACCTCTCCTCATATCTCTGTCCCTCATGTTCTTTCAGCAGACTACAGGGGTTCCAGCCGTGATGTTTAACCTCACCACCGTGTTCAGG GCATCCGGCAGTGCTTTATCAGATGACATGAGTGTTATTATCATCGGCATAGTTCAGGTTCTTGCCACTGGCGGCGGTAGTGTGCTGGTGGACAGAGCCGGGAGGAAGAAATTACTTATTATTTCAGCCGCTGTAATGGCTCTGTCGATAG TGGGAATGGGAGGATTTGCCTTCGCCAACAGGACATCCTCGCCTCTTCCTGACCAACGAGCTGCTCCTGTGTCCGCCATTGGGGTTATTCCTCTGGTTCTCCTGGTCGTGTTTATCAGCGCCTTTTCCGTTGGTTTGGGGCCCGTGCCGTGGCTCATGATGG GTGAACTTTTCCCATCAAATGCGAGAGAAACAGCGGCCAGTCTCTCCACAGCCTGTAACTGGATTTCGGCTTTTCTGATAACACTTATCTTTTATCCGATGACT acCAGCCTCGGCGAACACGGGACGTACTGGGTGTTCGGATGCATCTGCGTTCTGGCTTTGGCTTTCTCCGCCAGTGTTGTGccggagacgaaagggagaacgTTGCTGCAGATCTCCGCGTATTTTGGTGCTCCTGATGGGGCGGTGGacacggggagagggtgggtgggggaaggggtggtggagaaagcg agATTAGGCTCTCAAATAAGTGTCTTCTTAtga